From Pseudomonas sp. LS1212, the proteins below share one genomic window:
- a CDS encoding pitrilysin family protein encodes MSERNTPRYALIGLGILLLVVLLGVFVARPMLSGNTAKADAGTAAARSANTLQSLAELDGRAPSRRHLNIQTWSTAEGAKVLFVEARELPMFDLRLTFAAGSSQDEDAPGLATLTNAMLNEGVAGKDVSAIAAGFEGLGADFGNGAYRDMAVASLRSLSAVDKREPALSLFAEVVGKPTFPADAMTRIKNQLLAGFEYQKQNPGKLAGLELFKRLYGTHPYAHSSDGDAQSIPGITLEQLRAFHGKAYAAGNAVIALVGDLSRAEAQSIAAQVSSVLPKGPALAKVAEPTEPKPGVNHIDFPSKQTHLMLAQLGIARNDPDWAALSLGNQILGGGSFGTRLMSEVREKRGLTYGVYSGFSPMQARGPFMINLQTRAELSDGTLQLVQDLLRDYLKSGPTQQELDDAKRELTGSFPLSNASNASIVGQLGAIGFYNLPLSYLEDFMEQSQNLTVEQVRSAMNKHLTADKMVIVTAGPTVAQKPLPPPTDKPAEQPLGVPEH; translated from the coding sequence ATGAGTGAGCGTAATACGCCCCGCTACGCCTTGATCGGCCTGGGCATCCTGCTACTGGTCGTGTTGCTCGGGGTATTCGTCGCCCGCCCGATGCTGTCCGGGAATACCGCAAAAGCAGACGCGGGTACCGCCGCAGCCAGGTCGGCCAATACGCTTCAGTCACTGGCTGAACTGGACGGCAGGGCACCGAGCCGCCGACACCTGAACATCCAGACCTGGAGCACCGCCGAAGGCGCCAAGGTGCTGTTCGTCGAAGCACGCGAGCTACCGATGTTCGACCTGCGCCTGACCTTCGCCGCCGGCAGCAGCCAGGACGAAGATGCGCCTGGCCTGGCCACCCTGACCAACGCCATGCTCAACGAAGGCGTGGCCGGCAAGGATGTCAGCGCGATCGCCGCGGGTTTTGAAGGGCTGGGCGCGGATTTTGGCAACGGTGCCTACCGCGACATGGCCGTCGCCTCCCTGCGCAGCCTGAGCGCCGTGGACAAGCGTGAACCCGCCCTGTCGCTGTTCGCTGAGGTTGTCGGCAAACCGACCTTCCCGGCCGACGCGATGACCCGCATCAAAAACCAGTTGCTGGCCGGTTTCGAGTACCAGAAACAGAATCCCGGCAAACTGGCGGGCCTTGAGCTGTTCAAGCGCCTGTACGGAACACACCCGTATGCCCACTCCAGCGACGGCGATGCGCAAAGCATTCCGGGTATCACCCTGGAGCAGCTGCGCGCTTTCCACGGCAAGGCCTACGCCGCCGGTAATGCGGTCATCGCCCTGGTCGGCGACCTGTCCCGCGCTGAAGCCCAAAGCATCGCCGCGCAGGTTTCCTCCGTACTGCCCAAAGGCCCGGCCCTGGCCAAGGTCGCAGAGCCGACCGAACCCAAGCCCGGTGTCAACCATATCGACTTCCCGTCCAAGCAGACTCACTTGATGCTCGCGCAACTGGGCATCGCGCGTAACGATCCTGACTGGGCCGCACTATCGCTGGGCAACCAGATCCTGGGCGGTGGCAGCTTCGGCACGCGACTGATGAGCGAAGTCAGAGAAAAACGCGGCCTGACCTATGGCGTTTACTCGGGCTTCAGCCCCATGCAGGCCCGCGGCCCGTTCATGATCAACCTGCAGACCCGTGCCGAACTCAGCGATGGCACCCTGCAGCTGGTCCAGGACCTGCTGCGCGATTACCTCAAGAGCGGCCCGACCCAGCAGGAACTGGACGACGCCAAGCGCGAGCTGACCGGCAGCTTCCCGCTGTCCAATGCCAGCAATGCGAGCATCGTCGGCCAACTGGGCGCCATTGGTTTCTATAATCTGCCGTTGAGCTATCTGGAAGACTTCATGGAACAGTCCCAGAACCTGACCGTCGAGCAAGTCAGAAGCGCAATGAACAAGCATCTGACCGCCGACAAAATGGTGATCGTCACGGCCGGGCCAACGGTGGCGCAGAAGCCGTTGCCGCCACCCACAGACAAACCTGCCGAGCAACCGCTCGGCGTCCCGGAGCATTGA
- the rsmD gene encoding 16S rRNA (guanine(966)-N(2))-methyltransferase RsmD, producing MASPTAKPNKTHGGQGQLRIIGGEWRSRRLTFPDGPGLRPTPDRVRETLFNWLAPYVAGAKVLDAFAGSGALYLEALSRGAVTAVALDSNPVAIASLKQNLETLRCANGQVLQSDALRYLNNPASTAFDLVFLDPPFHQNLLVETCALLEECQWLAENAWIYTESETAPSSLQLPPNWRLHREKKAGQVYYALWQRS from the coding sequence ATGGCCAGTCCAACCGCAAAACCGAACAAGACCCATGGCGGCCAGGGCCAGCTGCGCATTATCGGCGGCGAGTGGCGCAGCCGCCGCCTGACCTTTCCCGACGGCCCCGGGCTGCGGCCAACCCCGGACCGGGTCCGCGAGACGCTGTTCAACTGGCTTGCGCCCTATGTCGCAGGGGCAAAAGTGCTCGACGCCTTCGCCGGCAGCGGGGCTTTGTATCTGGAGGCCTTGTCTCGCGGCGCGGTAACGGCCGTGGCGCTGGACAGCAATCCGGTCGCCATCGCCAGCCTGAAGCAGAACCTGGAAACCCTTCGCTGCGCCAATGGCCAGGTCCTGCAGAGCGACGCCCTGCGCTACCTGAACAATCCTGCATCGACCGCCTTTGATCTGGTGTTCCTCGATCCGCCCTTCCACCAGAACCTGCTGGTAGAAACCTGCGCGCTGCTCGAAGAATGCCAGTGGCTGGCCGAAAACGCCTGGATCTACACCGAAAGCGAAACCGCCCCATCCTCCCTGCAGCTTCCGCCCAACTGGCGCCTGCATCGTGAGAAGAAGGCGGGTCAGGTGTATTACGCACTTTGGCAGCGGAGCTGA
- a CDS encoding hydrolase, which produces MTTDATKRAQRASPPAVFTPGWGLANPHLQTLWGPLCRKKVILQHQRERIWLTDGDFLDLDWHGPHQANAPLVLVLHGLTGSSASHYVSGLQAALSRQGWASVALNWRGCSGEPNLLPRSYHSGASEDLAEAIDHLRATRPQAPLYAVGYSLGGNVLLKHLGEVGSASQLQAAVAVSVPFRLDQCADRIGMGFSRIYQAHFMREMLAYVKDKQRRFQHEGHSEGLAALSRLGPLKNMRTFWEFDGRVTAPLNGFADAHDYYRRASSRYYLGENKTRTLIIQSTDDPFVFAHSVPGANELPASTHLELHAKGGHVGFVEGSLSKPGYYLERRIPQWLDGASG; this is translated from the coding sequence ATGACCACCGACGCCACCAAGCGCGCCCAGCGCGCCAGTCCACCCGCCGTGTTCACCCCCGGCTGGGGACTGGCCAATCCTCACCTGCAAACGCTATGGGGACCGCTCTGCCGAAAAAAGGTCATCTTGCAGCATCAGCGTGAACGGATCTGGCTCACGGACGGTGATTTTCTCGACCTCGACTGGCATGGCCCGCATCAGGCCAACGCACCACTGGTGCTGGTCCTGCACGGACTGACCGGTTCCTCCGCTTCGCACTATGTCAGTGGATTGCAGGCCGCGCTGTCGCGCCAGGGCTGGGCCAGCGTCGCGTTGAACTGGCGCGGGTGCTCGGGCGAGCCGAATCTGCTGCCACGCAGCTACCACTCCGGCGCCAGCGAAGACCTGGCCGAAGCCATCGACCACCTACGGGCTACCCGCCCGCAGGCACCACTGTATGCCGTGGGTTATTCACTGGGCGGCAATGTCCTGCTCAAGCACCTGGGCGAGGTCGGCTCGGCCAGCCAGTTGCAGGCAGCGGTCGCGGTTTCGGTGCCGTTTCGCCTGGACCAATGCGCCGACCGTATCGGCATGGGCTTTTCGCGGATTTACCAGGCGCATTTCATGCGCGAGATGCTCGCCTATGTCAAAGACAAGCAACGACGCTTCCAGCACGAAGGGCACAGCGAGGGGCTGGCCGCCCTGAGCCGGCTGGGGCCGTTGAAAAACATGCGGACATTCTGGGAGTTCGACGGCCGCGTCACCGCTCCGCTCAATGGTTTTGCCGATGCCCATGATTATTATCGCCGTGCTTCAAGCCGCTACTACCTGGGCGAGAACAAGACGCGGACGCTGATCATCCAGTCCACCGACGATCCTTTCGTGTTCGCCCATAGCGTTCCCGGTGCAAACGAACTGCCCGCCAGCACCCACCTGGAACTGCACGCCAAGGGCGGGCATGTGGGCTTTGTCGAGGGTTCATTGAGTAAACCGGGTTATTACCTGGAACGCCGAATCCCCCAATGGCTGGACGGTGCAAGCGGATGA
- a CDS encoding AzlC family ABC transporter permease, with protein sequence MSRQQLYSRGVRDSSAMAVGIIPFGLIFGTLAGAAHLSLWQAVGMSLFVYAGSAQFIVISLFGAGASTVVILLTTFIVNLRHVLYSATLQPHVSQLPQRWRVLLAFWLTDETFAVVQRFYLVHGDKPLAHWYWLGVTTSLYLCWVSSSLVGVLFGQAVPDLASWGLEFAMLATFIGIVVPLLRNYPQIAAALVAGAVALATHALPYKLGLMAAAFSGIATGVVLERRQLGKQARGVHS encoded by the coding sequence ATGTCCCGTCAACAACTGTATTCCCGAGGCGTACGCGACAGCTCGGCGATGGCCGTGGGCATTATCCCGTTCGGCCTGATCTTCGGCACCCTGGCGGGCGCCGCCCACTTGTCACTGTGGCAGGCCGTCGGCATGTCACTGTTCGTCTATGCCGGTTCCGCCCAGTTCATCGTCATCAGCCTGTTCGGCGCAGGCGCCAGCACCGTGGTCATCCTGCTGACGACCTTTATCGTCAACCTGCGTCACGTGCTCTACAGCGCCACGCTGCAACCCCATGTCAGCCAGTTGCCGCAGCGCTGGCGCGTGCTGCTGGCCTTCTGGCTGACCGATGAAACCTTTGCCGTGGTCCAGCGCTTCTATCTGGTGCATGGCGACAAGCCGTTGGCCCATTGGTATTGGCTGGGCGTGACGACTTCGCTGTATCTGTGCTGGGTATCCAGCTCGCTGGTGGGAGTGCTGTTCGGCCAGGCCGTGCCGGATCTGGCCAGCTGGGGGCTGGAGTTCGCCATGCTGGCGACGTTCATCGGTATCGTCGTGCCCTTGCTGCGCAACTACCCACAGATCGCCGCCGCGCTGGTCGCCGGCGCTGTCGCCCTGGCTACCCATGCCCTACCCTACAAACTGGGCTTGATGGCGGCGGCCTTCAGCGGCATCGCTACGGGGGTAGTGCTGGAACGACGCCAGCTCGGAAAACAGGCCCGCGGGGTGCACTCATGA
- a CDS encoding AzlD domain-containing protein, with product MSYWWLILGMTAITFALRYSLFAFPQLRFAPVVRQGLHYVPTSVLTAIVVPGMLVPDGEHWALSFDNAYLTAGLATIAIAAVTRHLLATIGGGLLVFFLLRWALGQLPL from the coding sequence ATGAGTTACTGGTGGCTGATCCTGGGCATGACCGCGATCACCTTCGCCCTGCGCTACAGCTTGTTCGCCTTTCCGCAACTGCGCTTTGCCCCGGTGGTCCGCCAGGGCCTGCACTATGTGCCGACCTCCGTACTGACCGCCATCGTGGTGCCCGGCATGCTTGTGCCCGATGGCGAACACTGGGCCTTGAGCTTCGACAACGCCTACCTGACGGCAGGCCTGGCAACCATCGCCATCGCCGCCGTGACCCGCCATTTGCTGGCGACCATCGGCGGCGGTTTGCTGGTGTTCTTCCTGCTGCGCTGGGCGCTGGGCCAGCTACCGCTCTGA
- a CDS encoding sulfurtransferase has protein sequence MPIAQLIEPQQLYARLEEPGLVILDCRFALEDIEYGRRSYAEGHIAGAHFADLERDLSGHVVKGVTGRHPLPPPGRLIERLQNWGINADSEVVLYDDGPGAFAARAWWLLAWLGKRNGVYLLNGGLKAWHAAGLPLSLDPAPTEVGHFSGKPDPHMLITAQHLHERLGDPCLTLLDARALPRFRGEVEPIDPVAGHIPGAQCAAFTENLGTDGRFLPAEQLKQRFAAKLGERSPSDAVSYCGSGVTACHNLFAMSLAGYPLAHLYAGSWSEWITNPQREVATGDQG, from the coding sequence ATGCCCATTGCGCAACTGATAGAACCCCAGCAGCTCTATGCTCGTCTCGAAGAGCCGGGGCTGGTCATTCTGGATTGTCGTTTTGCCCTGGAAGATATCGAATACGGCCGGCGCAGTTATGCCGAGGGGCATATTGCCGGAGCCCACTTCGCGGACCTCGAGCGCGACCTCAGTGGGCACGTGGTCAAGGGCGTAACCGGTCGCCATCCGCTGCCGCCACCGGGGCGGCTGATCGAGCGCCTGCAGAACTGGGGCATCAATGCCGACAGTGAAGTGGTGCTGTACGACGACGGTCCTGGCGCGTTTGCCGCCCGTGCCTGGTGGTTGCTGGCCTGGCTGGGCAAGCGCAACGGCGTCTACCTGCTCAATGGCGGGCTCAAGGCCTGGCATGCCGCGGGCCTGCCGCTGAGCCTGGACCCGGCACCCACGGAGGTGGGACATTTCAGTGGCAAACCGGATCCACACATGCTGATCACCGCGCAACACCTGCATGAGCGACTGGGCGATCCTTGCTTGACCTTGCTCGACGCACGCGCTCTGCCGCGCTTTCGCGGTGAAGTCGAGCCGATCGACCCGGTCGCTGGCCATATCCCTGGCGCTCAATGCGCAGCCTTCACCGAAAACCTTGGCACCGACGGGCGCTTCCTGCCTGCCGAGCAGCTCAAGCAGCGTTTCGCTGCCAAGCTGGGCGAGCGCTCGCCCAGTGATGCCGTGTCATATTGCGGTTCCGGGGTGACGGCGTGCCACAACCTGTTCGCAATGTCCCTGGCCGGCTACCCCCTGGCCCACTTGTACGCGGGTTCCTGGAGTGAGTGGATCACCAACCCGCAGCGTGAGGTTGCCACCGGCGACCAGGGCTGA
- a CDS encoding TetR/AcrR family transcriptional regulator yields MAPRIKTRERIVQNSLELFNQQGERSVSTNHIAAHMEISPGNLYYHFANKQEIIAVLFSEYESLVDSFLRPPQGRLATVEDKRFYLKELLAAMWNYRFLHRDLEHLLDNDAELAERYRRFSQRCLIQGQAIYRGFVDANILNMDPVQIESLTLNAWIILTSWVRFLCTTRENSAHLSEEAIKRGVYQVLVLELGFVTGQARAAVDALCEELYVPLNRALEQ; encoded by the coding sequence ATGGCCCCGCGAATAAAAACCCGCGAGCGCATCGTGCAAAACAGCCTCGAACTGTTTAACCAGCAAGGTGAGCGTAGCGTCAGTACCAACCATATCGCCGCGCATATGGAGATCTCGCCCGGCAACCTGTATTACCATTTTGCCAACAAGCAAGAGATCATCGCGGTCCTGTTCAGCGAGTACGAGAGCCTGGTCGACAGCTTCTTGCGCCCGCCGCAAGGACGCCTGGCGACCGTCGAAGACAAGCGCTTCTATCTGAAGGAGCTGCTGGCGGCGATGTGGAACTACCGTTTCCTGCACCGGGACCTGGAACACCTGCTCGACAACGATGCGGAGTTGGCCGAGCGCTACCGGCGCTTCTCCCAGCGTTGCCTGATTCAGGGGCAGGCGATTTACCGTGGCTTCGTTGACGCGAATATCCTGAACATGGACCCGGTCCAGATCGAATCGCTCACGCTCAATGCCTGGATCATCCTGACGTCCTGGGTGCGCTTTCTCTGCACCACGCGGGAAAACTCCGCGCACTTGAGCGAAGAGGCGATCAAGCGTGGTGTCTATCAGGTGCTGGTACTGGAATTGGGCTTCGTCACCGGCCAGGCCCGGGCGGCTGTCGATGCCTTGTGCGAAGAGCTTTATGTCCCACTGAACCGCGCCCTGGAGCAGTAA
- a CDS encoding coniferyl aldehyde dehydrogenase: MTADVAYLQGSQSSLSELEQLFAAQRQAFAANPMPTAAQRRQWLKTLHELLINEQTALIKAISRDFSQRSADETLLAELMPSVQGIHYASKHLKGWMKASRRKVGLAFQPAAAKVVYQPLGVVGVIVPWNYPLFLAMGPLTGALAAGNRVMLKLSEATPATGQLLKTLLERVFPQDLITVVLGEADVGVAFSKLPFDHLLFTGATSVGRHVMRAAAENLTPVTLELGGKSPAIVSTDVPLKDAAERIAFGKTLNAGQTCVAPDYVLVPQERVEGFVEAYRQVVNDFYPNLANNPDYTAIINERHLARLDGYLDDARRKGAKIIDLYPQEQRQGRAMKPHLLLDVNDDMRVMQDEIFGPLLPIVPYSQIEEAFDYINQRPRPLALYYFGYDKAEQQRVLDHTHSGGACMNDTLLHVAQDDLPFGGIGASGMGHYHGHEGFLTFSKAKSVLIKQRFNAARLIYPPYGKALKKLVFKLFIR, translated from the coding sequence ATGACTGCCGATGTCGCTTACCTTCAAGGGTCGCAATCCTCGCTCAGCGAACTTGAGCAACTGTTTGCGGCTCAACGCCAGGCCTTTGCGGCGAATCCCATGCCCACGGCCGCGCAGCGCCGCCAGTGGCTCAAGACCTTGCATGAGCTACTGATCAATGAACAAACAGCCCTGATCAAGGCCATCAGCCGCGATTTCAGCCAACGCAGCGCCGACGAAACCCTGTTGGCGGAACTGATGCCCAGCGTGCAGGGGATCCATTACGCCAGCAAGCACCTCAAGGGCTGGATGAAAGCCTCGCGGCGCAAGGTCGGCCTGGCCTTCCAGCCCGCTGCAGCCAAGGTGGTCTATCAGCCATTGGGTGTTGTCGGGGTCATCGTGCCGTGGAACTACCCGCTGTTCCTGGCCATGGGGCCATTGACCGGCGCCCTGGCGGCCGGCAACCGGGTCATGCTCAAGCTCAGCGAGGCGACACCGGCGACCGGGCAATTGCTCAAGACCCTGCTCGAACGTGTATTCCCTCAGGATCTGATTACAGTAGTGCTCGGCGAGGCCGACGTCGGCGTGGCGTTCTCGAAACTGCCATTCGACCATCTGCTGTTCACCGGCGCTACCAGCGTTGGCCGACATGTCATGCGCGCCGCGGCAGAGAACCTGACACCGGTCACCCTCGAGCTGGGCGGCAAGTCGCCTGCGATCGTATCGACAGATGTACCGTTGAAGGACGCTGCCGAACGGATCGCCTTCGGCAAGACCCTCAACGCCGGTCAGACCTGCGTCGCCCCCGATTATGTGCTGGTGCCGCAAGAGCGCGTCGAAGGCTTCGTCGAGGCCTACCGCCAGGTGGTGAACGATTTCTACCCCAACCTGGCGAACAACCCGGATTACACCGCGATCATCAACGAACGGCACCTGGCCCGGCTCGATGGCTACCTGGACGACGCCCGGCGCAAAGGCGCCAAGATCATCGACCTGTACCCACAGGAACAACGCCAGGGCCGCGCCATGAAGCCGCACCTGCTGCTCGACGTGAACGACGATATGCGGGTCATGCAGGATGAAATTTTCGGTCCGCTGTTGCCGATCGTGCCCTACAGCCAGATCGAAGAAGCCTTCGACTACATCAACCAGCGTCCTCGGCCACTGGCGCTGTATTACTTCGGCTATGACAAGGCCGAGCAGCAGCGGGTACTCGACCACACCCATTCCGGCGGTGCCTGCATGAACGATACGCTGCTGCATGTGGCACAGGACGACCTGCCGTTCGGCGGCATCGGTGCCTCGGGGATGGGCCACTATCACGGCCATGAAGGGTTCCTGACCTTCAGCAAGGCCAAGAGCGTATTGATCAAACAGCGCTTCAATGCCGCACGCCTGATCTATCCACCCTATGGCAAAGCCCTGAAAAAGCTGGTGTTCAAGCTGTTCATTCGCTAA
- the coaD gene encoding pantetheine-phosphate adenylyltransferase, producing MNRVLYPGTFDPITKGHGDLVERASRLFDHVIIAVAASPKKNPLFPLEQRVELAREVTKHLPNVEVVGFSTLLAHFAKEQNANVFLRGLRAVSDFEYEFQLANMNRQLAPDVESLFLTPSERYSFISSTLVREIAALGGDITKFVHPIVADALTERFKR from the coding sequence ATGAACCGAGTGTTGTACCCAGGTACCTTCGACCCTATTACCAAGGGCCATGGCGATCTGGTCGAACGCGCCTCGCGCCTGTTCGACCACGTGATCATTGCGGTCGCCGCCAGCCCGAAGAAAAACCCGCTTTTCCCTCTGGAACAGCGTGTAGAACTGGCTCGCGAGGTCACCAAGCACCTGCCCAATGTCGAAGTGGTCGGCTTTTCCACGCTGCTTGCACATTTCGCCAAGGAGCAGAATGCCAATGTGTTCCTGCGTGGCCTGCGCGCCGTCTCCGACTTCGAGTACGAGTTTCAACTGGCCAACATGAACCGCCAGCTGGCACCGGACGTCGAAAGCCTGTTCCTGACGCCGTCGGAGCGTTACTCGTTCATTTCCTCGACGTTGGTCCGCGAAATAGCGGCATTGGGCGGCGATATCACCAAATTCGTCCACCCTATCGTGGCCGATGCCCTGACCGAGCGCTTCAAGCGCTGA
- a CDS encoding YfhL family 4Fe-4S dicluster ferredoxin: MSLIITDDCINCDVCEPECPNAAISQGEEIYVIDPNLCTQCVGHYDEPQCQQVCPVDCIPLDEAHPETQEELMAKYRKITGKA, encoded by the coding sequence ATGTCCCTGATCATCACCGACGACTGCATCAACTGCGACGTCTGCGAACCCGAGTGCCCGAACGCTGCCATCTCCCAGGGCGAAGAGATCTACGTGATCGACCCTAACCTTTGCACCCAATGCGTCGGCCACTACGACGAGCCGCAATGCCAGCAGGTATGCCCGGTCGACTGCATCCCACTCGATGAAGCCCATCCGGAAACTCAAGAAGAGCTGATGGCCAAATACCGGAAAATCACCGGCAAGGCATAA
- the mutM gene encoding bifunctional DNA-formamidopyrimidine glycosylase/DNA-(apurinic or apyrimidinic site) lyase yields MPELPEVETTRRGIAPYLEGQRVNRVIVRDRRLRWPIPEDLDVRLSGQRIVSVERRAKYLLINAEVGTLISHLGMSGNLRLVEVGLPALKHEHVDIELESGLALRYTDPRRFGAMLWSLDPLHHELLLKLGPEPLTELFDGERLFQLSRGRVMAVKPFIMDNAVVVGVGNIYATEALFAAGIDPRREAGSISRARYLKLAVEIKRILAHAIERGGTTLRDFIGGDGQPGYFQQELFVYGRGEEMCKVCGSTLREVKLGQRASVYCPRCQK; encoded by the coding sequence ATGCCTGAATTACCAGAAGTCGAAACCACGCGGCGCGGCATTGCGCCCTATCTCGAAGGCCAGCGCGTCAATCGCGTGATCGTCCGTGACCGGCGCCTGCGCTGGCCGATCCCGGAAGACCTCGATGTGCGCCTGTCCGGGCAGCGCATCGTCAGCGTGGAGCGTCGGGCCAAATACCTGTTGATCAATGCCGAGGTAGGCACGTTGATCAGCCACCTGGGCATGTCCGGCAATCTGCGGCTGGTCGAGGTGGGGTTGCCGGCACTCAAGCACGAGCATGTGGATATTGAACTGGAGTCCGGCCTGGCCCTGCGCTACACCGACCCCCGGCGTTTCGGCGCGATGCTCTGGAGCCTCGACCCGCTCCATCATGAACTGTTGCTCAAGCTCGGGCCGGAGCCGTTGACCGAGCTGTTCGATGGCGAGCGTCTGTTCCAGCTTTCGCGGGGGCGGGTCATGGCGGTCAAGCCGTTCATCATGGATAACGCGGTGGTGGTCGGTGTCGGCAATATTTATGCGACCGAAGCCCTGTTTGCCGCCGGTATCGATCCGCGTCGCGAGGCGGGGAGCATTTCCCGTGCGCGCTACCTTAAGCTGGCGGTCGAGATCAAGCGCATCCTGGCCCATGCCATCGAGCGTGGCGGCACCACCTTGCGCGACTTTATCGGCGGCGATGGTCAGCCCGGGTATTTCCAGCAGGAACTGTTCGTCTACGGGCGTGGTGAGGAAATGTGCAAGGTTTGTGGCAGTACCTTGCGTGAAGTCAAACTGGGCCAGCGCGCCAGCGTGTATTGCCCGCGCTGCCAGAAATAG
- a CDS encoding HDOD domain-containing protein — translation MPPQPQIMVDLQMEQYMPDPDLEVIARLISQDPGLSGALLKLVNSPGYGLGNKITSIQRAVNLLGSGSIINLINAQSIKGEMTDETIVTLNRFWDTAQDVAMTCLTLARHIGFQAVDEAYALGLFHDCGVPLMLKRFPDYMSVLEKAYADAGPDKRVVDTENQLFSTNHAVVGYYTAKSWRLPEHLSNAIANHHNAKAIFSDETTANGQLKNLLAILKMAEHIGSSYRVLGNQTDDHEWNSIGHWVLDYVGLSDYDFENLKATIQESGSH, via the coding sequence GTGCCGCCTCAACCGCAGATCATGGTGGATCTGCAGATGGAGCAATACATGCCCGACCCTGATCTGGAGGTGATCGCCCGCTTGATCTCGCAGGATCCGGGGCTTTCCGGGGCCTTGTTGAAGCTCGTCAACTCGCCCGGCTACGGCTTGGGCAACAAGATCACGTCGATACAGCGCGCGGTGAACCTGCTCGGTAGTGGCTCGATCATCAACCTGATCAACGCCCAGTCGATCAAGGGCGAGATGACCGACGAGACCATCGTTACCCTCAACCGCTTTTGGGATACGGCTCAGGATGTGGCAATGACCTGCCTGACCCTGGCCAGGCACATCGGCTTTCAGGCCGTCGACGAAGCCTATGCGCTGGGCTTGTTCCACGATTGCGGCGTGCCGCTGATGCTCAAGCGCTTTCCCGATTACATGAGTGTGCTGGAAAAGGCATACGCCGATGCCGGCCCGGACAAGCGAGTAGTGGATACCGAAAACCAGCTGTTCAGTACCAACCATGCGGTTGTCGGCTATTACACGGCCAAGTCGTGGCGCCTGCCTGAACACCTGAGCAACGCCATCGCCAATCACCACAATGCCAAGGCGATTTTCAGCGACGAGACCACGGCTAACGGCCAGCTGAAAAATCTGCTGGCGATCCTGAAGATGGCGGAGCACATTGGTTCCTCCTACCGGGTACTCGGCAACCAGACCGATGACCATGAGTGGAACAGCATTGGCCATTGGGTGCTCGATTACGTCGGTCTGTCGGACTACGACTTCGAGAACCTCAAGGCAACCATCCAAGAATCGGGTAGCCACTGA
- a CDS encoding type 1 glutamine amidotransferase domain-containing protein — translation MTQPLNGKRVAILVTDGFEQVELTGPKAALEKSGVKVDILSQNAGKVKGWNHDKPADDFNVDKTFEAANIDEYDAIVLPGGVQNSDTIRCIPAAQELIKAHNSEGKPIAVICHGGWLLVSAGLVKGKTMTSYKTLKDDITNAGGFWVDQEVVTDGNLISSRKPADIPAFSKQLIEAMGG, via the coding sequence ATGACCCAACCATTGAACGGCAAACGCGTTGCCATTCTGGTCACAGATGGCTTCGAGCAAGTGGAATTGACGGGGCCCAAGGCGGCCCTGGAAAAAAGCGGTGTCAAAGTCGACATCCTTTCCCAGAACGCCGGCAAGGTCAAAGGCTGGAATCACGACAAACCGGCCGACGATTTCAATGTCGACAAGACCTTTGAAGCCGCGAACATCGATGAATACGACGCGATCGTTCTGCCTGGCGGCGTGCAGAACTCCGACACGATCCGCTGCATCCCGGCTGCACAGGAACTGATCAAGGCGCACAACTCCGAAGGCAAGCCCATCGCGGTGATCTGCCATGGCGGCTGGCTGCTGGTGTCTGCTGGCCTGGTCAAGGGCAAGACCATGACCAGCTATAAAACCCTCAAGGATGACATTACCAATGCCGGGGGGTTCTGGGTCGACCAGGAAGTCGTCACCGACGGCAACCTGATCAGCAGCCGAAAGCCCGCTGACATTCCGGCCTTCAGCAAGCAACTGATCGAAGCCATGGGCGGCTGA